Proteins encoded in a region of the Triticum dicoccoides isolate Atlit2015 ecotype Zavitan chromosome 3A, WEW_v2.0, whole genome shotgun sequence genome:
- the LOC119268403 gene encoding uncharacterized protein LOC119268403, with protein MAASSLLQRRTSSAVPVDCVAKSAAHVLDWIRRIPIAAPSPDAADAAAFTSPALLESESCPALKSAWRGSASFKQGKTHAASAPDPRVDRATDPLLPCLSSQIPSPATGPACFFVRAQPLLNPPSS; from the coding sequence ATGGCCGCCTCGTCCCTGCTCCAGAGAAGGACGAGCAGCGCCGTGCCTGTTGACTGTGTCGCCAAATCCGCCGCCCACGTCCTCGACTGGATCCGCCGGATCCCCATCGCCGCGCCAAGTCCTGATGCCGCCGATGCCGCTGCGTTTACTTCCCCGGCGCTGCTCGAGAGCGAGTCCTGCCCAGCGCTCAAGTCTGCGTGGCGCGGTTCTGCTTCGTTCAAGCAGGGGAAGACACACGCAGCTAGCGCCCCTGATCCTCGCGTTGACCGCGCCACGGACCCGCTCCTTCCATGTCTCTCCAGCCAGATCCCGAGTCCAGCAACAGGCCCAGCCTGCTTCTTTGTCAGGGCCCAGCCGCTCCTCAACCCTCCATCGTCCTAG